The following coding sequences are from one Lolium rigidum isolate FL_2022 chromosome 6, APGP_CSIRO_Lrig_0.1, whole genome shotgun sequence window:
- the LOC124662322 gene encoding cytochrome P450 94A1-like, whose amino-acid sequence MDVNVGLLLLLLLPVLLVGYLRWRRGPAAAASANHCPHPNRILGNTVPFLLNLHRFLDWATDLLAASPASTIEVRGALGVGSGVATASPEVVDHFLRGNFPNYVKGARFAVPFADLLGSGMFLADGRLWSLQRKLASYSFSSRSLRRFSGRVLWAHLRGRLLPFLDAAAGSGEAVVDLQDVLKRFAFDNICGVAFGVECSTLLELEAGGGQRQHEAFFAAFDDAVEITFARILHPTTLVWRAMRLANVGSERRMREAVRVIDEYVMGMVEAAEQLRARGAEEHLLSRFAAAMDEEAALGGELGEMFGSPDAKRRFLRDVVVSFVLAGKDTTSSALTWFFWLLAANPRCERRVHEEVTRCSDDDGGYHEELKGMHYLHAAITEAMRLYPPVPINSRVAAADDVLPDGTTVRAGWFADYSAYAMGRMPRLWGPRCREFLPERWLDVDQGEFVAADAARYPVFHGGPRACLGKEMAYVQMKAVAAAVIRRFRVEPVRAPASMGAPPPYEMAVTLRMKGGLRVRIRRREEHDSRRKCS is encoded by the coding sequence ATGGACGTCAACGTCGGACTGCTGCTTCTCTTGCTCCTCCCCGTCCTACTCGTCGGCTACCTCCGATGGCGCCGTGGcccagccgccgccgcgagcGCCAACCACTGCCCACACCCAAACCGCATCCTGGGCAACACCGTGCCGTTCCTCCTGAACCTgcaccgcttcctcgactgggcCACGGACCTCCTGGCCGCGTCCCCGGCGTCCACCATCGAGGTCCGCGGCGCGCTCGGCGTCGGCAGCGGCGTCGCCACCGCCAGCCCGGAGGTCGTCGACCACTTCCTGCGCGGTAACTTCCCCAACTACGTCAAGGGCGCGCGCTTCGccgtccccttcgccgacctcctCGGCAGCGGCAtgttcctcgccgacggccgcCTCTGGAGCCTCCAGCGCAAGCTCGCCTCCTACTCCTTCTCCTCCCGCTCGCTCCGCCGCTTCTCGGGCCGCGTCCTCTGGGCGCACCTCCGCGGCcgcctgctgcccttcctcgacgCGGCCGCCGGGTCCGGCGAGGCCGTCGTTGACCTGCAGGACGTGCTCAAGCGTTTCGCGTTCGACAACATCTGCGGCGTCGCGTTCGGGGTCGAGTGCTCCACGCTGCTCGAGCTCGAGGCGGGTGGAGGTCAACGGCAGCACGAGGCGTTCTTCGCGGCGTTCGACGACGCCGTGGAGATCACCTTCGCGCGGATCCTCCACCCGACGACCCTGGTGTGGAGGGCGATGAGGCTCGCCAACGTCGGCAGCGAGCGCCGGATGCGCGAGGCGGTCCGAGTCATCGACGAGTACGTGATggggatggtggaggcggccgagCAGCTGCGTGCGCGAGGGGCCGAGGAGCACCTGCTGTCGCGGTTCGCGGCGGCGATGGACGAAGAAGCCGCCCTCGGCGGGGAGCTCGGCGAGATGTTCGGGTCGCCGGACGCGAAGCGGCGGTTCCTGCGGGACGTCGTGGTGAGCTTCGTGCTGGCGGGGAAGGACACCACGTCCTCCGCTCTCACCTGGTTCTTCTGGCTCCTCGCCGCCAACCCGCGCTGCGAGCGGCGTGTGCACGAGGAGGTCACGCGCTGCTCGGACGATGACGGCGGGtatcacgaggagctgaaggggaTGCACTACCTGCACGCGGCGATCACGGAGGCGATGCGGCTGTACCCGCCGGTGCCGATAAACTCGCGGGTGGCGGCCGCGGACGACGTGCTCCCCGACGGCACGACGGTGCGGGCGGGCTGGTTCGCGGACTACTCGGCGTACGCGATGGGCAGGATGCCGCGGCTGTGGGGGCCACGATGCCGCGAGTTCCTCCCGGAGCGGTGGCTCGACGTCGATCAAGGCGAGTTcgtggcggcggacgcggcgagaTACCCGGTGTTCCACGGCGGGCCGCGGGCGTGCCTCGGGAAGGAGATGGCGTACGTGCAGATGAAGGCCGTGGCTGCCGCCGTTATCCGCAGGTTCCGGGTGGAGCCGGTGCGGGCGCCTGCTAGCatgggcgcgccgccgccgtacgAGATGGCGGTCACGCTCAGGATGAAGGGCGGGCTGCGCGTGCGgatcaggaggcgggaagaacacgactcaagaagaaaatgttcgtAG
- the LOC124659107 gene encoding NADPH-dependent aldehyde reductase-like protein, chloroplastic, whose product MAETNATSSLTLQGRVAIVTGAAGGIGSAVSKHLASLGARVAVAYFGDPAPVRELVVGINATHGADPPRALAVHADVSDATQVRALFDVAAAAFGGELHILVTTAAVLDFSYPTLAETSEASYDAMFGTNARGTFLCCREAANRLARDGRGRIVTFSSSGVGSLRPGYAAYAASKAAVEVMTRILARELRGTGITANAVAPGSTATPMFYNGKTPEEADRYIAEAPLGRLGLPEDIAPLVGFLASNAGGWVNAQVLRCNGGTI is encoded by the coding sequence ATGGCCGAGACCAACGCTACCTCTTCACTGACGCTCCAGGGGCGCGTGGCGATCGTTACAGGCGCCGCCGGCGGCATCGGCTCGGCCGTCTCGAAGCACCTCGCCTCCCTCGGCGCGCGCGTGGCGGTCGCCTACTTCGGGGACCCAGCGCCGGTGAGGGAGCTCGTGGTCGGCATCAACGCCACGCACGGCGCCGATCCTCCGCGGGCGCTCGCGGTGCATGCCGACGTGTCGGACGCGACGCAGGTGAGGGCGCTGTTCGACGTAGCGGCCGCGGCATTCGGCGGGGAGCTCCACATCCTGGTGACCACGGCGGCGGTGCTGGACTTCTCCTACCCGACGCTGGCGGAGACTAGCGAGGCGTCCTACGACGCCATGTTCGGCACCAACGCGCGGGGCACCTTCCTGTGCTGCCGCGAGGCCGCAAACCGGCTGGCGCGCGACGGGCGTGGCCGCATCGTGACGTTCTCGTCGTCGGGTGTCGGGTCACTGCGCCCCGGCTACGCGGCGTACGCGGCGAGCAAGGCGGCCGTGGAGGTGATGACAAGGATCCTGGCGCGGGAGCTGCGCGGCACGGGGATCACCGCCAACGCCGTGGCGCCAGGGTCCACGGCAACGCCCATGTTCTACAACGGGAAGACGCCGGAGGAGGCCGACCGGTACATCGCCGAGGCGCCGCTGGGGCGGCTCGGCTTGCCGGAGGACATCGCGCCGCTCGTCGGCTTCCTTGCCAGCAACGCCGGCGGATGGGTCAACGCCCAGGTCCTGCGCTGCAACGGCGGCACCATCTAA